A region of Sulfitobacter faviae DNA encodes the following proteins:
- a CDS encoding RSP_2648 family PIN domain-containing protein, with protein sequence METRPRVLIDTCVLYPTVMREMVLGVAAGGAFEPIWSARILEEWARAAVKLGPAGEAQARAEIALLRGNWPGAEREASPGLQARLWLPDANDIHVLAVAVASSADMILTLNAKDFPRQILAEEGLSRADPDSYLHGIWQATPEMVAPVAAAVLQEARRLSGEPWEMRALLKKARLPRLAKALG encoded by the coding sequence ATGGAAACGCGCCCCCGCGTGCTGATCGACACTTGCGTGCTTTACCCCACGGTGATGCGCGAAATGGTGCTCGGCGTGGCCGCAGGGGGCGCGTTCGAGCCGATTTGGTCGGCGCGTATCTTAGAGGAATGGGCCCGCGCGGCAGTCAAACTTGGCCCCGCGGGCGAAGCGCAGGCGCGGGCCGAGATCGCGCTGTTGCGTGGCAATTGGCCGGGGGCCGAGCGCGAGGCTTCCCCCGGTCTGCAAGCGCGGCTCTGGCTGCCGGATGCCAATGACATCCATGTGCTGGCCGTCGCCGTGGCCAGCAGCGCCGATATGATCCTGACGCTGAACGCTAAGGACTTCCCGCGCCAAATCCTCGCCGAAGAGGGGCTGAGCCGGGCCGATCCCGACAGCTACCTGCATGGCATCTGGCAGGCGACGCCGGAGATGGTCGCCCCCGTGGCAGCAGCCGTCCTGCAAGAGGCGCGGCGGCTTTCGGGGGAGCCATGGGAGATGCGGGCGCTGCTGAAAAAGGCGCGGCTGCCTCGGCTGGCAAAGGCTTTGGGTTAG
- a CDS encoding M48 family metalloprotease encodes MIRVIPILLAVLYALAMYRFSAWRTARELDAKSTPLVDPKLNEISNRMARALDLPRIKVHLYEIEPVNGLAAPDGRIFITRGFYNKFRQGAVTAEELASVIAHELGHVALGHSRRRMIDFSGQNALRTALAMVLGRLIPGIGVWIASGLTSLLAARLSRNDEYEADAYAAALLTKAGIGIGPQISLFEKLDALSQSGGNRPPAWLLSHPKTEERIDKLRQMQLRWDG; translated from the coding sequence ATGATCCGCGTTATCCCCATCCTTCTCGCCGTCCTCTATGCGCTGGCGATGTACCGTTTCTCGGCTTGGCGCACGGCGCGGGAGTTGGATGCAAAATCGACGCCGCTGGTCGATCCGAAGTTGAACGAGATCAGCAACCGCATGGCCCGCGCGCTCGACCTGCCGCGCATCAAAGTGCATCTTTATGAGATCGAACCCGTCAACGGGCTGGCCGCCCCCGATGGGCGGATTTTCATTACCCGCGGTTTCTACAACAAATTCCGCCAAGGTGCCGTAACGGCTGAAGAATTGGCAAGCGTTATCGCGCATGAATTGGGCCATGTCGCCCTTGGCCATTCGCGCCGCCGGATGATTGATTTCTCGGGCCAGAACGCCCTGCGCACGGCCCTTGCGATGGTGCTGGGGCGGCTCATTCCCGGCATCGGCGTCTGGATCGCCAGCGGGCTAACCAGCCTGCTTGCCGCTAGGCTGTCGCGCAATGACGAATATGAGGCCGACGCCTATGCCGCCGCCCTGCTCACCAAGGCCGGGATCGGCATTGGCCCGCAAATCTCCCTGTTTGAAAAGCTCGACGCGCTCAGCCAATCCGGCGGCAACCGTCCGCCCGCGTGGTTGTTGAGCCATCCAAAAACGGAAGAGCGGATCGACAAGCTGCGGCAAATGCAGTTGCGGTGGGACGGCTGA
- a CDS encoding OsmC family protein: MSPIIKSGSAKWEGSLKEGNGHVSTESGVLSDQPYGFNTRFEGKQGTNPEELIGAAHASCFSMALSMILGQSDLTPDSIETKAEVHLEEKDGGFHVPKVHLTVEASIPGASQEDFDKAAKTAKENCPISKLLTAEITVDAKLV; this comes from the coding sequence ATGTCCCCGATCATCAAATCCGGCAGCGCGAAATGGGAAGGCTCGCTCAAAGAGGGCAATGGCCATGTCTCGACCGAAAGCGGCGTGCTGTCCGACCAGCCCTATGGTTTCAACACCCGTTTCGAGGGCAAGCAAGGCACCAACCCCGAAGAGTTGATCGGTGCGGCCCATGCCTCCTGCTTTTCCATGGCCCTGTCGATGATCCTTGGGCAAAGCGACCTGACGCCCGACAGTATCGAGACCAAAGCCGAGGTTCATCTGGAAGAGAAAGACGGCGGCTTTCATGTGCCCAAGGTGCATCTGACGGTTGAGGCCAGCATTCCCGGCGCGAGCCAAGAGGACTTCGACAAGGCCGCGAAAACCGCCAAGGAGAACTGCCCGATCTCTAAGCTGCTGACGGCAGAGATCACGGTGGACGCGAAACTCGTCTGA
- a CDS encoding vWA domain-containing protein: MFLPFFDQLRRHNVPVSLREFLAFLEGMKAGLATYDVEAFYYLARVSMVKDERNIDKFDRAFAAAFKGLEKISLDDVLDAVDLPEDWLRKMAEKHLSEEEKAEIEAMGGFDKLMETLKKRLEEQKGRHQGGSKWVGTAGTSPFGAYGYNPEGVRIGQKESRHQRAVKVWDKREFRNLDDNVEIGTRNIKLALKRLRRWARDGAAEEFDLNGTIRATAEHGYLDVKTRPERRNAVKVLLFLDIGGSMDPHVKVVEELFSAAKGEFKHLEHFYFHNCLYEGVWRDNRRRWDAQIPTHEVLRSYGSDYKCIFVGDASMSPYEIAYPGGANEHWNAEAGATWLARARDQWPNHLWINPVPERQWGYTQSIAMIQEIFGPEAMVPMTLEGLSRGIKTMTR, encoded by the coding sequence ATGTTTCTGCCCTTCTTCGATCAGCTGCGCCGCCACAATGTTCCGGTCTCCCTGCGGGAGTTTCTGGCCTTTCTCGAAGGTATGAAAGCGGGGCTTGCGACCTATGACGTTGAGGCGTTTTACTACCTCGCCCGCGTGTCGATGGTCAAAGATGAGCGCAACATCGACAAGTTCGACCGCGCTTTCGCCGCCGCCTTCAAAGGGTTGGAGAAGATCAGCCTCGACGATGTGCTCGACGCCGTGGACCTGCCCGAAGACTGGTTGCGCAAGATGGCCGAAAAGCACCTGAGCGAAGAAGAAAAGGCCGAGATCGAAGCCATGGGCGGCTTCGACAAGCTGATGGAGACGCTGAAAAAGCGGCTGGAAGAGCAGAAGGGCCGGCATCAGGGCGGCTCCAAATGGGTCGGCACGGCGGGCACCTCGCCCTTCGGCGCCTATGGCTACAATCCCGAGGGCGTGCGGATCGGCCAGAAGGAAAGCCGCCACCAACGCGCGGTCAAGGTCTGGGACAAGCGCGAATTCCGCAACCTAGACGACAATGTCGAGATCGGCACCCGCAATATCAAACTGGCACTGAAACGCCTGCGCCGTTGGGCGCGCGATGGCGCGGCAGAGGAGTTTGACCTCAACGGCACGATCCGCGCCACGGCGGAACATGGCTATCTCGACGTTAAAACCCGGCCCGAGCGGCGCAACGCGGTGAAAGTGCTGCTGTTTCTCGACATCGGCGGTTCGATGGATCCGCATGTGAAAGTGGTCGAGGAACTCTTCAGCGCCGCAAAGGGCGAATTCAAACATCTCGAACATTTCTACTTCCACAACTGCCTCTACGAAGGCGTGTGGCGCGACAACCGCCGCCGTTGGGATGCGCAGATCCCCACCCATGAGGTGCTGCGCAGCTATGGGTCTGACTACAAATGCATTTTCGTGGGCGACGCCAGCATGTCACCCTATGAGATCGCCTATCCGGGCGGCGCGAATGAACATTGGAACGCCGAGGCCGGGGCGACTTGGCTGGCACGCGCACGCGACCAATGGCCAAACCACCTGTGGATCAATCCCGTCCCCGAACGGCAGTGGGGCTACACCCAATCCATCGCGATGATCCAAGAGATTTTCGGCCCCGAGGCCATGGTGCCCATGACGCTCGAAGGGTTGAGCCGGGGCATCAAGACCATGACGCGCTAA
- a CDS encoding apolipoprotein acyltransferase, with protein sequence MIALGLALIGAIIGGLTARKRGGNRKDIAQYAAGYGMAFLIVGMIATVLLDRALSV encoded by the coding sequence ATGATAGCACTCGGATTGGCATTGATCGGCGCGATTATCGGCGGGCTGACCGCACGCAAACGCGGCGGGAACCGCAAGGACATCGCGCAATATGCCGCGGGCTATGGCATGGCCTTTCTCATCGTCGGCATGATCGCCACGGTTCTGCTGGACCGCGCATTGAGCGTCTGA
- a CDS encoding DUF2927 domain-containing protein, which yields MRRSVKARLILPLMLLLNACVPASHSEVATRAVIADSTLPPMKQFTQARPAQPHVSNAALAEDFLDLSFRMESGRALPVLTRFEGPITLHVLGQPPATLGPDLARLLARLRREAGIELREVTGGEASITIQAVQRAQIRRLLPQAACFVVPNVSTLEEYRRTRRSPATDWTRLTERRKLAIFLPNDVSPQESRDCLHEELAQALGPLNDLYRLPDSVFNDDNVHTVLTGFDMLVLRIYYDPALRSGMNREEVAARLPGILARVNPAGGTVAPRPARATPQVWSRAIQTALGRDVGRNARLKAARDALRIAETQGWQDNRHAFSHYAMGRVIQMTEPAAAQAHYQTADALYARTPGTTLHRAYVATQRAGYAVTIGDGAGALALIAPHLPVAEASENAALLATLMLLKAEALEIEGRGIEARRVRLDSIGWARYGFGPDWAVRAKLREIASLNPRNG from the coding sequence ATGAGACGCAGCGTGAAGGCGCGGCTGATCCTGCCGCTGATGCTGCTGCTGAACGCCTGCGTGCCCGCCTCGCATTCCGAGGTGGCAACCCGCGCGGTCATCGCCGACAGCACCCTGCCCCCGATGAAACAGTTCACCCAAGCCCGCCCCGCTCAGCCGCATGTGTCGAATGCCGCGCTGGCGGAGGATTTCCTCGACCTGTCCTTCCGGATGGAAAGTGGCCGCGCCCTGCCCGTTCTGACCCGTTTCGAGGGGCCGATCACCCTGCACGTGCTGGGCCAGCCGCCCGCCACGTTGGGGCCGGACCTTGCGCGTCTGCTGGCCCGTCTGCGCCGCGAGGCCGGGATCGAACTGCGTGAGGTCACGGGCGGAGAGGCCAGCATCACCATTCAAGCGGTGCAGCGCGCCCAAATCCGGCGGCTCTTGCCGCAGGCGGCCTGTTTCGTGGTGCCAAACGTCAGCACGCTTGAGGAATACCGCCGCACGCGGCGCTCGCCCGCCACCGATTGGACCCGCCTGACCGAACGGCGCAAGCTGGCGATTTTTCTGCCCAATGACGTGAGTCCGCAAGAAAGCCGCGACTGTCTGCATGAGGAACTGGCCCAAGCGCTTGGGCCGCTGAACGATCTCTACCGCCTGCCGGATTCGGTCTTTAACGACGACAATGTACATACGGTGCTGACCGGTTTCGACATGCTGGTGCTGCGCATCTATTATGATCCCGCGCTGCGCTCGGGCATGAACCGCGAAGAGGTCGCCGCCCGTCTGCCGGGCATTCTGGCCCGGGTGAACCCCGCAGGCGGCACCGTCGCCCCCCGCCCCGCCCGCGCCACGCCGCAGGTCTGGAGCCGCGCGATCCAAACGGCCCTTGGCCGCGACGTGGGCCGCAACGCCCGGCTGAAGGCCGCCCGTGACGCGCTGCGCATTGCCGAGACGCAGGGCTGGCAGGACAACCGCCACGCCTTTTCGCATTACGCCATGGGCCGGGTCATCCAGATGACCGAACCCGCCGCCGCACAGGCGCATTACCAAACGGCTGACGCCCTCTATGCCCGCACCCCCGGCACCACGCTGCACCGCGCCTATGTCGCCACCCAGCGGGCAGGCTATGCGGTGACCATCGGCGACGGCGCAGGCGCGCTGGCCTTGATCGCGCCGCATCTGCCCGTGGCCGAAGCCAGCGAAAACGCCGCCCTTCTGGCCACGCTCATGCTGCTCAAAGCCGAAGCGCTGGAGATCGAAGGCCGCGGCATTGAGGCGCGCCGCGTCAGGCTGGACAGCATCGGCTGGGCGCGATACGGCTTTGGCCCTGACTGGGCCGTGCGGGCCAAGCTGCGCGAGATCGCAAGCCTGAACCCGCGCAATGGATAG
- a CDS encoding AAA family ATPase yields the protein MKFQGTKDYVATEDLKIAVNAAVTLERPLLVKGEPGTGKTELARQVSDALGLRMIEWNIKSTTRAQQGLYEYDAVNRLRDSQLGDERVHDVKNYIRKGKLWQAFEADEKVVLLIDEIDKADIEFPNDLLQELDKMEFFVYETGETIRAGQRPIVIITSNNEKELPDAFLRRCFFHYIQFPDMETLKQIVEVHHPGIKQQLLTTALTQFYEIREQQGLKKKPSTSEVLDWLKLLLAEDMDAEDLAKDGPNALPKLHGALLKNEQDVHLFERLAFMARRQR from the coding sequence ATGAAATTCCAAGGCACCAAAGACTACGTCGCCACCGAGGACCTGAAAATTGCCGTCAATGCGGCGGTGACGCTGGAGCGGCCTTTGCTGGTGAAGGGCGAGCCGGGCACCGGCAAGACCGAGCTTGCGCGGCAGGTGAGCGACGCGTTGGGCCTGCGGATGATCGAATGGAACATCAAATCGACCACCCGGGCGCAACAGGGACTTTACGAATATGACGCCGTGAACCGCCTGCGCGACAGCCAGTTGGGCGATGAGCGTGTGCATGACGTGAAGAACTACATCCGCAAGGGCAAGCTCTGGCAGGCTTTCGAGGCGGATGAGAAGGTCGTGCTCTTGATCGACGAGATCGACAAGGCCGACATCGAGTTTCCCAACGATCTGTTGCAGGAACTCGATAAGATGGAATTCTTCGTCTACGAGACGGGCGAGACGATCCGCGCGGGCCAGCGCCCCATCGTCATCATCACCTCGAACAACGAAAAGGAACTGCCCGACGCCTTCCTGCGCCGCTGTTTCTTTCACTACATCCAATTTCCCGACATGGAGACGCTGAAACAGATCGTCGAAGTGCACCATCCGGGCATCAAGCAACAGCTTCTGACCACCGCGCTGACGCAGTTCTACGAGATCCGCGAACAGCAGGGGCTGAAGAAGAAGCCCTCAACCTCCGAGGTGTTGGACTGGCTGAAACTGCTGCTGGCCGAGGATATGGACGCCGAAGATCTGGCCAAGGACGGTCCCAACGCCCTGCCCAAGCTGCATGGCGCGCTGCTGAAGAACGAGCAGGACGTGCATCTGTTTGAGCGGCTGGCCTTTATGGCGCGTCGCCAGCGGTAG
- the dksA gene encoding RNA polymerase-binding protein DksA: protein MKQEIFLPDDYRPAEDEPFMNDRQLEYFRRKLINWKAELLAGSRDTIETLQDGTRNIPDVTDRASEETDRALELRTRDRARKLVGKIDAALRRIDEGEFGYCMVTGDPISLKRLDARPIATMTLEAQERHERREKVHRDD from the coding sequence ATGAAGCAGGAAATCTTCCTGCCGGACGACTATCGTCCGGCCGAGGACGAGCCATTCATGAATGACCGTCAGCTTGAGTACTTTCGGCGCAAGCTGATCAACTGGAAAGCGGAACTGTTGGCAGGCAGCCGCGACACCATCGAAACACTGCAAGACGGCACCCGGAACATCCCGGATGTGACCGACCGCGCCTCGGAAGAGACTGACCGCGCCTTGGAACTGCGCACCCGGGATCGGGCGCGTAAACTGGTCGGCAAGATCGACGCGGCGCTGCGGCGGATCGACGAGGGAGAGTTCGGTTACTGCATGGTCACCGGCGATCCGATCTCGCTCAAACGGCTGGATGCACGGCCCATCGCCACCATGACCCTTGAGGCGCAAGAGCGTCACGAGCGGCGCGAGAAAGTCCACCGCGACGACTGA
- a CDS encoding FAD-dependent monooxygenase, whose translation MKPSNAIVVGGGIGGLALATALARRGVAVTLLEQAARFSEIGAGLQISPNGLAVLRGLGLERGLAARGAVRGQAVRLCDYAKGGQVARLDLTRLPQDQRYYFLHRADLIDLLREAAQRANVSFETDAQVASIHPGALPQVQMARGGRRRAELVVAADGIHSVGRVQLNGADQARFSGQVAWRALIPNVVDHPPEARVTMGPGKHLVSYPVREGRMVNLVAVEEREDWAAEGWHHRDDPANLRRAFAGFGAQAAQMLEAVEEVTLWGLHHHPVAANWQADGVALLGDAAHPTLPFLAQGANMALEDAWVLADCLSRHPRDAALTAYQAARIDRARRIVKTSEGNATRYHLRSGPIRFAAHTGLRIASTLAPGAMLRAFDWLYAHDVTKG comes from the coding sequence ATGAAACCTTCCAATGCGATTGTCGTGGGCGGCGGGATCGGCGGGCTGGCGCTGGCCACAGCGCTGGCGCGGCGTGGCGTGGCCGTGACCCTGTTGGAACAGGCCGCGCGCTTTTCCGAGATCGGTGCCGGGCTTCAGATCAGCCCCAATGGCCTCGCCGTCCTACGCGGGCTGGGGCTTGAGCGCGGGCTGGCGGCGCGCGGTGCGGTGCGCGGGCAGGCGGTACGGCTTTGCGACTATGCCAAGGGCGGCCAAGTGGCGCGGCTGGATCTGACCCGCCTGCCGCAGGACCAGCGTTATTACTTTCTCCACCGTGCCGATCTGATCGACCTTCTGCGCGAGGCCGCACAGCGGGCCAATGTCAGTTTCGAGACCGATGCGCAGGTCGCCTCCATCCATCCCGGCGCGCTGCCGCAGGTGCAGATGGCCCGCGGCGGGCGGCGGCGGGCAGAGCTGGTAGTGGCTGCCGATGGCATCCATTCGGTCGGGCGGGTGCAGTTGAACGGGGCGGATCAGGCCCGTTTTTCGGGGCAGGTCGCATGGCGGGCGCTTATTCCCAACGTGGTCGATCATCCGCCCGAGGCGCGGGTCACCATGGGGCCGGGGAAACATCTTGTCAGCTACCCGGTGCGCGAGGGGCGCATGGTCAACCTCGTGGCCGTGGAAGAGCGTGAAGATTGGGCCGCCGAAGGCTGGCACCATCGCGACGATCCCGCCAACCTGCGCCGCGCCTTTGCCGGTTTCGGGGCACAGGCCGCGCAGATGTTGGAGGCGGTGGAGGAGGTCACCCTCTGGGGGCTGCACCACCACCCCGTTGCCGCCAATTGGCAGGCCGATGGCGTCGCGCTTTTGGGCGACGCGGCCCATCCGACACTGCCCTTTCTGGCGCAGGGCGCCAATATGGCGTTGGAGGATGCATGGGTTTTGGCAGATTGCCTAAGCCGCCATCCGCGCGACGCGGCGCTCACCGCCTATCAGGCCGCGCGTATCGACCGAGCACGGCGCATCGTGAAAACTTCCGAAGGCAATGCCACCCGCTATCACCTGCGCTCAGGTCCGATCCGCTTTGCCGCCCATACCGGCCTGCGCATCGCCTCAACGCTGGCCCCCGGCGCGATGCTGCGGGCCTTCGATTGGCTCTACGCCCATGACGTGACGAAAGGGTAG
- a CDS encoding ornithine cyclodeaminase has protein sequence MTNLKPSDKALVPFVSVDQMMKLIHHVGVEEMLRGLADYIEADFKRWELFDKTPRVASHSEKGVIELMPTSDGDVYGFKYVNGHPDNTKTGFQTVTAFGLLANVANGYPVLLTEMTILTALRTAATSAVVARLLAPKGSRVMAMIGNGAQSEFQSLAMKAICGVDEVRLYDIDRAATAKCARNLAGSGLKVVECDTAEDAIMGAQIITTCTADKQYATILTDNMVGSGVHINAIGGDCPGKTELAPAILHRSGIFVEYPEQTRIEGEIQQLEPDHPVTEIWQVLTGQAEGRRDAQQITLFDSVGFAIEDFSALRYVRDQIAETGLFQPLDLLADPDDPRDLFGMLQRAG, from the coding sequence ATGACCAACCTCAAACCCTCCGACAAGGCGCTGGTGCCCTTCGTTTCCGTCGACCAGATGATGAAGCTGATCCACCATGTTGGCGTCGAAGAGATGCTGCGCGGGCTGGCCGACTACATCGAAGCCGATTTCAAACGTTGGGAGCTTTTCGACAAGACCCCGCGCGTGGCGAGCCACTCCGAGAAGGGCGTGATCGAGTTGATGCCGACCTCCGACGGCGACGTCTACGGCTTCAAATACGTCAACGGCCATCCCGACAACACCAAGACCGGCTTTCAGACCGTCACTGCATTCGGCCTTTTGGCCAATGTGGCCAACGGCTACCCGGTGCTGCTGACCGAGATGACGATCCTTACCGCGCTGCGCACGGCGGCGACCTCGGCGGTGGTGGCGCGGCTGCTGGCGCCCAAGGGCAGCCGTGTCATGGCGATGATCGGCAACGGCGCGCAGTCCGAGTTCCAGAGCCTTGCCATGAAGGCGATCTGCGGCGTGGACGAGGTGCGGCTTTACGACATCGACCGCGCGGCGACCGCGAAATGCGCGCGCAATCTGGCGGGCTCGGGGCTGAAGGTCGTGGAATGCGACACCGCCGAAGACGCGATCATGGGCGCGCAGATCATCACCACCTGCACCGCGGACAAGCAATATGCCACGATCCTGACCGACAATATGGTCGGCTCCGGCGTGCATATCAACGCGATCGGCGGCGACTGTCCGGGCAAAACGGAACTCGCGCCCGCGATCCTGCACCGCTCGGGGATCTTCGTGGAATACCCCGAGCAGACCCGCATCGAGGGCGAAATCCAGCAGCTTGAGCCTGACCATCCGGTGACCGAGATTTGGCAGGTGCTGACCGGTCAGGCAGAGGGCCGCCGCGATGCGCAACAGATCACGCTGTTTGATTCCGTGGGCTTCGCGATCGAGGATTTCTCGGCCCTGCGCTATGTCCGCGACCAAATTGCTGAGACCGGGCTGTTCCAACCGCTCGACCTGCTGGCCGATCCGGATGATCCGCGCGACCTGTTTGGCATGCTGCAACGCGCGGGCTGA
- the rocF gene encoding arginase has translation MSNQQNCILLGVPLDSGKRRRGCLMGPDAYRTAGLERALRDLGHSVTDRGNVAPAPFHAKEHEKLHALEETIAWTESLAAAADAAMDDGLPIFMGGDHALALGTVLGAMRHAEKAGRPLFVLWLDAHTDFHTPQTSDSGNLHGTPLGYVTGREGFDGFPKIDSPLPHDNIAMIGLRSVDAAERAALQETTVTYVDMREIDESGIAKPLQRFLDKVEAAGGMLHVSLDVDFLDPSVAPAVGTTVPGGATVREGHLVMEMLSDSGLMTSLDLVELNPFLDERGRTAQLMVDLTASAFGRRVFDRPTRAY, from the coding sequence ATGTCGAACCAACAGAACTGTATTTTGCTGGGCGTTCCGCTGGACAGCGGCAAACGCCGTCGCGGCTGCCTGATGGGGCCGGACGCCTATCGCACCGCGGGGCTGGAGCGCGCGCTACGTGACCTCGGCCATAGCGTGACCGACCGCGGCAATGTGGCCCCTGCCCCCTTTCACGCCAAAGAGCATGAGAAGCTGCACGCGCTAGAAGAGACCATCGCCTGGACCGAGAGCCTCGCCGCCGCCGCCGATGCGGCGATGGACGACGGGCTGCCGATTTTCATGGGCGGCGACCATGCGCTGGCCCTTGGCACCGTGCTGGGCGCGATGCGCCACGCCGAAAAGGCAGGCCGCCCGCTCTTCGTGCTCTGGCTCGATGCGCATACGGATTTCCACACGCCCCAGACCAGCGACAGCGGCAATCTGCACGGCACGCCTTTGGGCTATGTCACTGGGCGCGAGGGGTTTGACGGCTTTCCGAAGATCGACAGCCCCCTGCCCCATGACAATATCGCCATGATCGGGCTGCGCTCCGTCGATGCCGCCGAACGCGCCGCGCTGCAGGAAACCACCGTCACCTACGTCGACATGCGCGAGATCGACGAGAGCGGCATCGCCAAGCCGCTGCAGCGTTTCCTCGACAAGGTCGAGGCCGCGGGCGGCATGCTGCATGTCTCGCTCGACGTCGATTTCCTCGACCCTTCCGTCGCGCCCGCCGTGGGCACCACCGTGCCGGGCGGTGCCACCGTGCGCGAGGGCCATCTGGTGATGGAGATGCTCTCGGACAGCGGGCTGATGACCTCGCTCGATCTGGTGGAGCTGAACCCCTTCCTCGATGAACGCGGCCGCACCGCGCAGCTGATGGTCGACCTCACCGCCTCGGCCTTTGGCCGCCGCGTCTTTGACCGCCCCACACGCGCATATTGA
- a CDS encoding disulfide bond formation protein B — MTGKTLTSLATLGSAALLLGAFGFQHLGGYAPCQMCLWQRWPHAAAVLIGAIVLLGGPRVMAWLGALAAAVTALIGVFHAGVEWGWWPGPSSCTGGGMDLGSLDGGSLLSTEGPSGLVMCDEIVWQFLGLSMAGWNAIFSFILVGLWVAAARKAT, encoded by the coding sequence ATGACGGGTAAGACATTGACTTCGCTGGCGACGCTCGGTTCGGCCGCGCTGTTGCTGGGAGCTTTCGGGTTTCAACATCTGGGCGGCTACGCGCCCTGTCAGATGTGCCTTTGGCAGCGCTGGCCCCATGCGGCGGCGGTGCTGATCGGGGCAATCGTGCTGCTCGGCGGGCCGCGCGTGATGGCCTGGCTCGGCGCCTTGGCGGCGGCGGTGACCGCGCTGATCGGCGTCTTTCATGCCGGTGTGGAATGGGGCTGGTGGCCGGGGCCAAGCTCCTGCACCGGCGGCGGCATGGATTTGGGCAGCCTCGATGGCGGGTCGCTGCTGTCGACCGAAGGCCCGAGTGGCTTGGTCATGTGCGATGAGATCGTCTGGCAGTTTCTGGGCCTGTCGATGGCCGGGTGGAACGCGATTTTCTCTTTCATCCTGGTCGGCCTTTGGGTCGCCGCCGCGCGGAAGGCGACCTGA
- a CDS encoding YqaA family protein, translated as MIRRLYDWTLGLAQHRHALWALAVVAFVESSFFPIPPDILMIPMIIARPNRAWLIAGVALLASVLGGLLGYAIGALAFENLGQPILASLGKSDAMAEFSTRFNDMGFWAVLVAGVTPFPYKVITIMSGWTGMPLGTFIMTSILARGLRFFVVAGLLWRFGAPIRDFIERRLGLMFTLAVALLIGGFMVVKVL; from the coding sequence ATGATCCGCCGCCTTTATGACTGGACCCTGGGCCTGGCCCAACATCGCCATGCCCTCTGGGCGCTTGCCGTTGTCGCATTTGTCGAAAGCTCCTTCTTTCCAATCCCTCCTGACATCCTGATGATCCCGATGATCATCGCGCGGCCAAATCGCGCTTGGCTGATCGCCGGGGTGGCGCTGCTCGCGTCGGTCTTGGGCGGGCTTTTGGGCTATGCCATCGGCGCGCTGGCCTTTGAGAACCTTGGCCAGCCGATCCTTGCAAGTCTGGGCAAGTCCGATGCGATGGCGGAATTCTCGACCCGGTTCAATGACATGGGCTTTTGGGCGGTGCTGGTCGCCGGAGTCACCCCCTTCCCTTACAAGGTCATCACGATCATGTCGGGCTGGACGGGTATGCCGCTTGGTACCTTTATCATGACCTCGATCCTCGCCCGCGGGCTGCGGTTCTTTGTCGTGGCGGGGCTGCTGTGGCGCTTTGGCGCACCGATCCGAGACTTCATTGAACGACGCTTGGGTTTGATGTTCACATTGGCCGTCGCCCTGCTGATCGGCGGCTTCATGGTGGTGAAGGTTCTATGA